CGTGTTCTTCGGCTCCGGTTACTACAACTACGACGAGGGCTACACCCCGGACTTCCCCGGCTTCACCGAGTTCGCGGGCGCCGTCGTGCATCCGCAGTACTGGCCCGAGGACCTCGACTACCGGGGCAAGAAGGTCGTGGTGATCGGCAGTGGGGCGACCGCGATGTCGCTGATCCCGTCGCTGGCCGAGAAGGCGTCCAAGGTGACGATGCTGCAGCGGTCGCCGACGTACCTGTTCTCCGCGGCGCGTAGCAGTGGAGGGCTGAACTTCATACAAAAGTTCCTGCCGCGCAAGCTGGCCTATTCCTACGCGCGGCAGAGCAACGCGCTGCTGGAAGGCGTGATCTGGTTTCTGGCCCGCACGGCACCAGGCTTGGTGAAGTGGTGGATCCGCTCGATCGCCGTGCACTACCTGCCCAAGGGTTACGACGTCGACACCCATTTCAAGCCTCGCTACAACCCGTGGGATCAGCGGCTGTGCCTGATTCCCGATGCCGACCTCTACGTCGCGATTGGTGACGGGCGAGCCGAGGTGGTGACCGATCACATCGACCACTTCGATTCCACCGGAATCGCTTTGAAGTCCGGTGCGCACTTGGATGCCGACGTGATAGTCACCGCGACCGGGCTGCAACTGCAGGCGCTGGGCGGGGTGACGGTGTCAATGGACGGCGGCGAGGTCAAGCCGCAGGACCGCTTCGTCTACAAGGCCCACATGCTGGAGGAAGTGCCGAACCTGTTCTGGTGCGTCGGCTACACCAACGCATCGTGGACGCTGCGCGCCGACATGACCGCCCGGGCGACGGCAAAACTGCTGGCGCACATGGCCTCTCACGGCTACACCCACGCCTATCCGCATCTGTCCGGCGAGCCGATGCCGGAGAAGCCGGCGTGGGACATCCAAGCCGGCTATGTGCTGCGCGCCCCGCACGCGTTGCCCAAGTCCGGAATCAAGCGGCCCTGGAACGTCCGGCAAAATTACTACGCCGACGCCATCGACTACCGGTTCGACCGGATCACCGAGGCGATGGTGTTCGGTCGGAGGACGGGGCTCGCAAATTAAGACCGACCAGGGCCTGGTCGCACATTGCGCGCCGATCGGGCGATTTGTGAGTAACAGCAAGCACTTACTCCGGACGGTAGCTATCACGAGCACCGCCGGCGGCTCAGCGATCGCAACTCTGGTAGAGCGGTCCAGCCGCTACATGATGCTTGGACACCTCGATCGTGAGCAAAACGCTGACGCGGTGCGCGACAGCCTGATCACCACCGTCAGCTGAGCTGCCCGAGGCGCTGCGAGCGAGCTTGACCTGAGACCAAGGCGCAGAGATGGTCGAACTTAGTGCGTTCAGTATGGCTACGAATATGGAGGTCTACTTCGCAGATCCCGGATCGCCGCGGGAGCGCGGCAGCAATGAAAACACCAACGGGCCACTGCGCCGGTACTGCCCATGCGGGACCGACCCGTCACACCACAATGCCAGGAACTACGGCGGTCGCCGAAGAGCTCAACGGACGACCCCGCAAATACTCAACTGGACACCCCCGCCGAACGGCTGGCTGCTTTAGTAGACGCCTATTGACCCTGACCGTTGCGGCGACTGCTGAAATCCAAGGTGTGCTGGGTGCTCGGCGATGTCGGTGCACCACAGTTCGTTGAGCCGAGTGGAGCTGAACTGTTCGTTGGATCAGGTCAACAGGTATGTCGCCGCGGGGTTTTCGTCCTCCCGGCCGCAATAGTCCGCACAGGCCGTGTTCGGTCTGATCGAGTGGACCAACTTGAGTTTTACGTTCATCTCGTATTCGGCCGCAACGCCGCACGGACTCGGCGGCGCCCGTAGGTGCCGCGAGATCGCTGGTAGATCTCGGTGATCGTGTCGGTCACGATGAGCCGCTCACCTTGCGGTCCGGGACTGGGCGACGACGGTGGTATTGCAAAGGAAACGCGCTAATCCCGTTATCCGACAGGCAGATCGGGCTGAATGCCATCGCGCGATCAGCCCTTGAGTTATCGCGCGTCGGCATTTTGCGTTTTGGGTGCACCCCGCCTGCTCATCGAACAACTCGCAGGCATCCCGAGTCAACGCCAGTTCGAATTCCAGCGCGGCGATGCGCTTGTGGGCGGCGGCCAGCTCGTCGGCTTCGACACTAGGGGTGCCCTCAATGACTCCGGCATCGATGTATGCCTGACGTTTTCAACCGAACAGGGTGGCCTGGCAGAACCCGGTCTCGGGCGCCACGGCACGGCCACGGTTCACCTGAGCGTAGCCGCGCAACTATTTGCCGGCGCACCGACCACTAGTGCCGACGGGGCATGTGAACTCCTGCTGGTCACTCTGCCCTGGACTCTCACAACGGTGGACCTACTACACGGGTACAGATCAGATGGACTTGTTCAACGGGAACACGCCAGCAGCCAGCTACTTGCGAGTTCGTATCGAGTTCCCCAATCTTGGCTTTGAGACTCCACCGTCGCGACCGTGGGTAAACGCCTGGAGTGTTCGCCTACGTCGCGCCGTGTCCGTCAGCCAGTTCAGTCGCGCATCAAGCCGATCAGAAGCTATCGGGTTTCTTCAACCGCGGCCAGCGGTGGAGCGGCCTGACCTGGCACTAGCCCAAGGGTGTACAGGCCGAGAATTCCCAGAAAACCCGCACAGTGCTCGATGAGCACTTCCGTCGACAGGTGTAGTTGTCCGTCTATCCAGCGACGGAGTATCTCGAACAGGCCCCCGACACCGTAGGTAGCGGCGAGATTTGCGACTTGAAGCACATCGCTGGGTATATCGAGGTGCAAACGGGCCTCTCTGAGGACCAGCTCCGCAAAATCGGTCATCAGTTCACTTCGCAGTTGCCGAAGGAGGGGTTCGGCGCCAGATTCGACAAACAGTATGCGGGCCATGCTGGGATCGTTCTCGATTACCTGAACCAGGGCCTTGATTGGAGCGTGAGCGAGTTCTTGAGGCGCAACCGTGTCGTCCGGAATGGCGCTGGTTATCACCGCTTGGAAGGTGGCGGAGATCTTGGCAAAGACTGCGCGCAAGAGCGCGTCTCGGTCGCGAAACTGCTGGTAGAAGTAGCGGCTCGTCAATCCTGACTTCGCACACACGGCAGTCACGGTGCACGCGGTAGCTCCGTGGGTGCCCATGATTGAGACCGCGGCATCAATCAACCTCACGCGGCGCTGCGCATCGCGTTGAGTTGCGGACAGCCCGCCATAAACACGTGCTGGACTCATGTCCTACAGTCTGGCAGTCTTATCTGACAAGGCATAAAGTCAGATCAAACTTCGAGGAAGGACCTCAAATGTCGGACGATCAAGCCCCGACCAGGACCCGGGTGCTGCCAAAACCCCGGCGTGTTCGGTTTCCGATGCCGACCTCCACGAAGCGGCAACACTTCGTAGACGGCGACTTGGTGATGAGCCATTTCATCTCGACGCTCTCCGCGACGTTCCCGGAAGGCGAGGATTTCTTCATCCGCTCGGTCAGGAACTTCCAGAGTTCCATCGACGATCCCCAATTGGAGACAGCGGTCAAGGGTTTCATCGGACAAGAGGCCACGCACCGACACCAGCATCGGCTCCTCAACGAACGACTCCAGGCCATGGGTTATCCGACCGCGCGAATCGATCGTCACGTCGCACGCTTGATCAAGCGATTGGAACGGCGCTTTTCGCCGGAAATGCGGCTGTCCATGACTTCCGCATTGGAGCACTACACCGCTACGCTGGCGGAAATCATTCTTACCAGCGAAGACGCCCAGACGCTCATTGGACAGACAGAGGTTCGACCGATTCTGCTGTGGCATGCGTTCGAGGAGTCGGAGCACAAAGCGGTCGCCTTCGACGTCTATCGGCTGATTGGAGGAACCGAGCGCACCCGTGTACTGGGCATGCGGATCGCTTCAGTAATTTTGTTCGGCGAACTCATTCTGCAGACCGCCTTGTCCATGGCGTCTGACAAGGCCTCGTATAACCCGGTCACGTTGGTGCGCAGCTTGTACCGCTTCAGTCGCACCCCGATGTTCACCGCTGATGCGCTGCGGCGTTTCCGTTCCTACAACCGCCCGGGTTTCCACCCTGATGATTGGGACAGTGCTGCGGTCCTGGAGCGTTGGAGCAAGGAACTGTTCGACCAAGACGGTTCACAGACCGTAATCGCTCAGCTCGGATAGCAAAGGTGTGGAAGTTTGGCGACGCAGGAGCACCTTTCCTGCGTCGCTCCTTCCGAACAGGGTGCGCGCCGGTCGACTCATGGGTGCGGTTCTGGTAGCCGATCAAGGCGGCGGTCGGGCCAAGAATGCGGTTCGGCAGCGATCGCCACGGAGCTGGCTGGCCTGTGAGCCTGGATCAGTCGCTGACGACATAGCGTTGAGCCAGGGTTTCAGCCAGTCTGCTCGTGTGCGCGACCATTTCCTTCTCGGTCACCGCAAGCAGACCCGAGTGCCAGGCCGTCATGACTTCGACGAACCCGCCGACAGCGATCAGAGTGTCCATGCGAAGGGCTATCTCGTCGGCATCTTGTCGGAGGTGTGGCCGGCTTGCCTCAACGACCAACTGCGTTGCTTCCTGTAGGGCCACGGCGCGGCGGTCTTGTAGCGGTGAGCTACCAACATGCTGAGCGAGGAGGATGTGCGCTCGACCGGGATCGCATGCGATCCGGTCGACCACGATGGCGATCACCGCAGTGATGGTTTCGATCGGCGGCCGATTCACACGCTCGTCGAAGAGCGCAGCGACCTCGCCGAGCATGTCATTGCGGACGCCATCCCACGCTGCGACGAGCAGCTCATCGCGCGTCTTGAAATCCTCGTAGAAGTATCGATCGTTCAGCCTCGTGCGGGCGCATACGCCGCGCATAGTGACAGCGGCCCAACCGCTCTCACTCCAAATCTCGGTTGCGGCCTCGATCAATTGCTGCCGTCGTTCTGCACGACGCTCGGCGCCGGTCCGACCACCCCAGCGCTTGTTTCTCGACCGCACCTCTCCATCTTGACAAAGCCCTCGGTCCACGACAAAACTGGTGGCATGCGACACCAATGGTGGCTGGTGCCCCCAGATGAGAGTTCCCCCACAGCAGACGTCAATGGCGCGACCCGAAAGGCAGACGAATGAGATTGCTGCCATTCGGCGGCGCACCAGGCAGAACGCACCGAGCCGATGCAGTCGTCACGGGCGCAGGAAGCGGTA
The sequence above is a segment of the Candidatus Mycobacterium wuenschmannii genome. Coding sequences within it:
- a CDS encoding TetR/AcrR family transcriptional regulator, which translates into the protein MIEAATEIWSESGWAAVTMRGVCARTRLNDRYFYEDFKTRDELLVAAWDGVRNDMLGEVAALFDERVNRPPIETITAVIAIVVDRIACDPGRAHILLAQHVGSSPLQDRRAVALQEATQLVVEASRPHLRQDADEIALRMDTLIAVGGFVEVMTAWHSGLLAVTEKEMVAHTSRLAETLAQRYVVSD
- a CDS encoding TetR/AcrR family transcriptional regulator; its protein translation is MSPARVYGGLSATQRDAQRRVRLIDAAVSIMGTHGATACTVTAVCAKSGLTSRYFYQQFRDRDALLRAVFAKISATFQAVITSAIPDDTVAPQELAHAPIKALVQVIENDPSMARILFVESGAEPLLRQLRSELMTDFAELVLREARLHLDIPSDVLQVANLAATYGVGGLFEILRRWIDGQLHLSTEVLIEHCAGFLGILGLYTLGLVPGQAAPPLAAVEETR
- a CDS encoding IS3 family transposase — encoded protein: MTDTITEIYQRSRGTYGRRRVRAALRPNTR
- a CDS encoding flavin-containing monooxygenase, whose product is MDVTDVDVVVIGAGISGLGAAYRITERNPGTTYVILERREQIGGTWDLFRYPGVRSDSSIFTLCFPWEPWTKEQRVADGGDIRAYLTATAHKYGLDEHIEFNTHVRSADWDSSSDTWTVTATQDGDEKVFRGRFVFFGSGYYNYDEGYTPDFPGFTEFAGAVVHPQYWPEDLDYRGKKVVVIGSGATAMSLIPSLAEKASKVTMLQRSPTYLFSAARSSGGLNFIQKFLPRKLAYSYARQSNALLEGVIWFLARTAPGLVKWWIRSIAVHYLPKGYDVDTHFKPRYNPWDQRLCLIPDADLYVAIGDGRAEVVTDHIDHFDSTGIALKSGAHLDADVIVTATGLQLQALGGVTVSMDGGEVKPQDRFVYKAHMLEEVPNLFWCVGYTNASWTLRADMTARATAKLLAHMASHGYTHAYPHLSGEPMPEKPAWDIQAGYVLRAPHALPKSGIKRPWNVRQNYYADAIDYRFDRITEAMVFGRRTGLAN
- a CDS encoding metal-dependent hydrolase, whose amino-acid sequence is MSDDQAPTRTRVLPKPRRVRFPMPTSTKRQHFVDGDLVMSHFISTLSATFPEGEDFFIRSVRNFQSSIDDPQLETAVKGFIGQEATHRHQHRLLNERLQAMGYPTARIDRHVARLIKRLERRFSPEMRLSMTSALEHYTATLAEIILTSEDAQTLIGQTEVRPILLWHAFEESEHKAVAFDVYRLIGGTERTRVLGMRIASVILFGELILQTALSMASDKASYNPVTLVRSLYRFSRTPMFTADALRRFRSYNRPGFHPDDWDSAAVLERWSKELFDQDGSQTVIAQLG